One Alphaproteobacteria bacterium genomic window, CGATCGACAATTCGAGCAGGTTGGCGTTGCCCCGGGCGCCCTCTTCCAGGGCTGCCAGCGCCGCCTGGCAGGCCGCCTCGTCGCGCTCGGCGCGGATCTTTTCCAGGTCCGCTACCTGGGCCTCGCGCACGGCCGTGTTGTCGACCTCCAAGAGCTCGAAGTCGGCGACATCCTCGTCGACCTGGTACTTGTTGACGCCGACGAAGACGTCCTCGCCACGATCGACACGGGCCTGGCGCCGCGCCGCGCTCTCCTCGATGCGGCGTTTGGGCATGCCCTCGGCCACGGCCTTGGTCATGCCGCCGAGTTCCTCGACTTCCTCTATCAACTGGCGCGCCGCGGCGGCCAGGCTGTGGGTCAGCGCTTCGACGTAGTAGGAGCCGCCCAGCGGATCCACGACCTTGGTGATGCCGGTTTCCTCCTGCAGGATCAACTGGGTGTTGCGGGCGACCCGGGCGGATTGCTCGGTGGGCAGCGCCAGGGCCTCGTCGAAGGCGTTGGTGTGCAGGCTTTGCGTCCCCCCCAGCGCCGCCGCCATGGCTTCGTAGGCGGTGCGCACGATGTTGTTCATGGGGTCCTGTTCGGTGAGCGAGACGCCGCTGGTCTGGCAGTGCGTGCGTAAGCTAAGCGAGCGCGGGTCCTGGGGCTCGAATTGGGCCATCAGTTCGGCCCACAACAGCCTGGCGGCGCGCAATTTGGCGACTTCCATGAAAAAGTTCATGCCGATGGCGAAGAAGAAGGAGAGCCGGGGCGCGAAGGCATCGACGTCCAAGCCTTTGCTCAGCGCCGCGCGCACATACTCGACGCCGTCGGCCAGGGTGAACCCGAGCTCCTGTACCGCCGTCGCCCCAGCCTCCTGCATGTGGTAGCCGGAAATCGAGATCGGGTTGAAGCGCGGCATGTGTTGCGCCGTATGGGCGATGATATCGGCCACGATGCGCATCGAGGGCTGGGGCGGGTAAATATAAGTGTTGCGCACCATGAATTCCTTGAGCACGTCGTTCTGGATGGTGCCCGTCAGCGCCTCGGGCGCCACGCCCTGTTCCTCGGCGGCCACGATGTAGCCGGCCAGCACCGGCAGCACGGCGCCGTTCATGGTCATGCTGACCGAGACCTTGTCCAGCGCGATGCCTTGGAAGAGGCGCTTCATGTCCTCGACCGTGTCGATGGCGACGCCGGCCTTGCCCACGTCGCCGACGACGCGGGGGTGGTCGGAATCGTAGCCCCGGTGGGTGGCCAGGTCGAAGGCCACCGAGACGCCGGTCTGGCCGGCCGCCAGGTTGCGCCGGAAGAAGGCGTTGGTCTCGGCCGCCGTGGAAAAGCCGCCGTATTGCCGGATGGTCCAGGGCCGGCCAGCGTACATGGTGGCACGTACGCCGCGGGTAAAGGGCGCGAAGCCGGGCAGAGTCTGCTCCATCTGGGCCAGATCGGCGGCCGTATAGAGGGGCTTGATGGCGATGCCCTCGGGGGTGAGCCAGGTCAGCTCGTCGAGGCTTTTGCCCTTGCGCTCCTGCTCCGCCAGGGCCCGCCAGTCGGCTTCCGTGGGCTTTGAAATCTCACTCATGGCCTCGCCTTTCGCACCTGCAACATAATGTTAGTACGGGGTTTCGGGCGGGCGAGTCAACGTGGCCGCGGGTCAGGCGGCTTGTGGTTGGCGATCCAACAATGTTATAACCTTCGTACCAACCAAATATCGCCGGAAATCAGGGATCGAAGCCATGTACAACCTCAAAATCCGCCGCGTCGGCAACTCGCTCGGCGTGACAATTCCCAAGGCCGCGCTCGAAGAACTCAAGGTCGGCGAAGGAGACGTCCTGTGCCTTACCAGCGCTCCCGACGGCTTTCGCGTGACGCCGCACGACGACGTCTTTGCCGAAGGGATGAAGGCCCTCGAAGAGGGCCAGCGACAATATCGCAACGCGCTTCGTGAATTGGCCAAATGACGGACATCGTCTGGCTGCCACTGGAGATCGCACTGGCCGGCCAGGAACAGGCAATTGCCAATCACGGGGGGCAAGGAGGCGTTCGCGACGAGGGACTCTTGGAGTCGGTGTTGGCGCGACCGCAGAATCTGGCAGTCTACGGCGAGCCAAACCTGGCGGAATTAGGGGCTGCCTATGCATTCGGGATTGTGCGCAACCATCCCTTTATCGATGGCAACAAGCGTGCGGCGCTGTTGGCGCTTTTTGCCTTTCTGAGACTCAATGGCCACACGTTGACGGCACCCGAAGTCGACGCCGTATTCGTCTTTCGCGATCTCGCGGCGGGTGAGATTGACGAGGCGACGCTGGCACACTGGATCGCTGCCAACATGGCTTCCTTTGACGAGGCGCCGGCATGACCGCACTGGCCCCCCGCATCACGGCGCTGTTGGGCCCGACCAACACCGGCAAGACGCATTTTGCCGTGGAGCGCCTGCTGGGCCATAGGGGCGGCGTCATCGGCCTGCCCTTGCGGCTCTTGGCACGCGAGGTCTACGACCGGGTGGTCAAGGCCAAGGGAAAAGGCCAGGTGGCCCTGGTGACGGGCGAGGAAAAAATCGTCCCGGACCGGCCCAGCTATTTCGTCTGCACCGTCGAATCGATGCCCTTGGAGCGCCGCTTTGCCTTCGTCGCCGTCGACGAGATCCAGCTGGCCGCCGACCCCGAACGCGGCCACGTCTTTACCGACCGCCTGCTGCGCGCCCGGGGCAGCGCCGAGACCATGCTGTTGGGTGCCGAAACCGTGCGCCCGCTGATCCGCCGCCTGGTGCCCGAGGCCGAGTTCGTCGGCCGGCCGCGTTTTTCCACGCTCGCCTTCGCCGGCCACAAGAAGCTCTCGCGGCTGCCCCGCCGCTCAGCAATCGTCGCCTTCTCGGCCACCGACGTCTACGCCATCGCCGAGTTGGTGCGGCGCCAGCGCGGCGGAGCGGCGGTGGTGCTGGGGGCGCTGTCGCCGCGCAGCCGCAACGCCCAAGTCGCCATGTTCGAGGCCGGCGAGGTCGATTACCTGGTGGCCACCGACGCCATCGGCATGGGCTTGAACCTCGATCTCGACCATGTCGCCTTCGCCAAGCTACGGAAGTTCGACGGCCGCCGCCTGCGCACCCTCTATGCCCCCGAGATCGCCCAGATCGCCGGCCGCGCCGGGCGCCACATGAGCGACGGCAGCTTCGGCACCACGGCCGAAGCCGGCGAGTTGGAGCCTGGCGTCGTCGAGCGCGTCGAGGGACACCGCTTCCGGGCGCTGCGCACGCTGCACTGGCGCAATTCGGCGCTCGACTTCCGATCGCTGGGCGCTTTACGGGCCAGCCTCGAGGCGCCGCCCGAGGAGGGTCTCCGCAAGATCCTGCAGCCGGCCCGCCTGGCCGTCGACGAAGTGGCGCTGGAGACCCTGGCCAAGGATGAAGAAATCGCCAAACGGGCGCGCGGCCGGGCCGCCGTCAGGCTGCTCTGGGAGGTCTGCCAGATCCCCGACTTCCGCAAGACCCTGGCCGAGGAGCACGCTGCGCTGCTGGGCCGCATCTTCGGCCACC contains:
- the scpA gene encoding methylmalonyl-CoA mutase, with the translated sequence MSEISKPTEADWRALAEQERKGKSLDELTWLTPEGIAIKPLYTAADLAQMEQTLPGFAPFTRGVRATMYAGRPWTIRQYGGFSTAAETNAFFRRNLAAGQTGVSVAFDLATHRGYDSDHPRVVGDVGKAGVAIDTVEDMKRLFQGIALDKVSVSMTMNGAVLPVLAGYIVAAEEQGVAPEALTGTIQNDVLKEFMVRNTYIYPPQPSMRIVADIIAHTAQHMPRFNPISISGYHMQEAGATAVQELGFTLADGVEYVRAALSKGLDVDAFAPRLSFFFAIGMNFFMEVAKLRAARLLWAELMAQFEPQDPRSLSLRTHCQTSGVSLTEQDPMNNIVRTAYEAMAAALGGTQSLHTNAFDEALALPTEQSARVARNTQLILQEETGITKVVDPLGGSYYVEALTHSLAAAARQLIEEVEELGGMTKAVAEGMPKRRIEESAARRQARVDRGEDVFVGVNKYQVDEDVADFELLEVDNTAVREAQVADLEKIRAERDEAACQAALAALEEGARGNANLLELSIAAVRARASGGEISDALERVFSRHRAETQSVTGIYGGAYADDAEFGALQAQVETFAGREGRRPRILVCKLGQDGHDRGAKVIASAFADIGFDVDIGPLFQTPEEAARQALENDVHVVGVSSQAAGHKTLVPQLIEGLRAEGGGDIVVVCGGVVPPKDYAMLEAAGVAAVFGPGTNITSAAGQVLGLLERRRQAA
- a CDS encoding AbrB/MazE/SpoVT family DNA-binding domain-containing protein: MYNLKIRRVGNSLGVTIPKAALEELKVGEGDVLCLTSAPDGFRVTPHDDVFAEGMKALEEGQRQYRNALRELAK
- a CDS encoding type II toxin-antitoxin system death-on-curing family toxin; its protein translation is MTDIVWLPLEIALAGQEQAIANHGGQGGVRDEGLLESVLARPQNLAVYGEPNLAELGAAYAFGIVRNHPFIDGNKRAALLALFAFLRLNGHTLTAPEVDAVFVFRDLAAGEIDEATLAHWIAANMASFDEAPA